The genomic interval GACCTCAGTCGCCGTTCCACCAGCGGGTCACGACGCGCCAGAGCCGGGCGGGCCCGCCGGGCTTGCGCTGGCGCGGGACGCGGCCGGCGGCCGTGTCGTCGCCCGTCGCGCCGGACAGCGCGTCCGCCGATCCGTCGACCGTCGCGGTCGCCCCGGCCGGGGCGCCGGTCGACGGCGCGTGGGCCCCGTCCAGGGGGGCGCGGACCGGGGTCGGGGCGGTGTGCCGTACGGCGGACTGGACCTCCCAGTCCTGGCGGGCCGCGTTGGGCCGGCCCATGGAGGGCGGCTCACGGTCGTCCTGCGGGGAGCGCGGGGCGAATTCGGCGGGCAGCTCCACCAGGTGACGGCTCATGAAGTTGCCGACCCACTGGAGTTCCTTCTCGTCCACCGCGAGTTCGAGGTCGGGCAGCCGCATCAGGAGGGCGTCCACGCCGACGTCCGCGATGGCGCGGCCGATGTCCTGACCGGGGCACTCGTGGGGGCCGCCGCTGAACGCGAGGTGCGAGCGGTTGCCCTCCATGTTGGCGGTCAGGTCGGGGCGGACCACGGGGTCGGTGTTGGCCGGTGCGATGCCGACGATCAGGGCGTCGCCGGCCTTGATGTGCTTCCCGCCCAGCTCGGTGTCGCCGACGGCCCAGCGGCCGAAGACGGCGGTGAACGGCGGCTCGTCCCACAGGGTCTGCTCGACCGCCTCGGGGACGGTCATGTGGCCGCCGCTGAGCCGGGCCCGGAAGCGCGGGTCGGTGAGGACCATGCGCAGGACGTTGGCGATCAGGTTGGCGGTGGCCTCGTAGGACGCGATCAGGATGAGCCGCAGGTGCTCGGCGACCTCCTGGTCGTTCATGTTCGCGGGGTGCTCGACCAGCCAGGTCGCGAAGTCGTCGGCCGGTTCGCGGCGGCGGCGCTCGACGAGGCGGGTGAGCGCTCCCACCACATAGGCGTTGCTCTGGACGGCGGTGGCGGTGCCCTTGATCATGTCGCGGGCCGCCTCGACCATCCGGTCGTTGTACTCCTCCGGCATGCCGAGGATGGCGCACATGACCATCATGGGCAGCCGTTCGGCGAACTCGGCGACGAGGTCGGTGCGGCCCTCCCGGCAGAAGTCGTTGACGAGCCGGTTGCTGTACCGGTTGACGTGGCGCCGCACGCCGCGCGTGTCGATGCGGGCCATGGAGTCGGTGACGGCGCCGCGCTGGCGTTCGTGGGTGGCGCCGTCGGCGAAGACGCAGATCGGCTGCCAGGTGAAGATCGGGGCCAGCGGGTGGTCGGGGGCGACGCTGCCGTCCTGAAGGGCCCGCCAGCGGCGCGAGTCGCGGGAGAACTGCGAGGGCGTACGCGTCATGTGCAGGTTCTCGCTGTGGCCGAGGACCAGCCAGGCGGGCACGTCGCCGTGCAGCAGGACGGGGGCCACCGTGCCGTGTTCGGCGCGCAGTTTCTCGTACAGGCCGTGCGGGTCCTGCTCGGCCTCGGGGCCGTAGAGCCGGCGCAGGCCGCCGGGCCCGACGCCCAGGCCGTGGGCCGGGCACTCGGGGGCGGGACCGGGCCGTGCTCGTAGGGGAAGGGGCTTGTCACGATCGCTCCAGGGGTCGGGCCGCGAGGGCCTGACGGTCGGGGGCGCGGTGGGGACGCGCGGAACGGATTCGGGAAGGGGGCGCCGGCGGATCAGCCGACCGGGCGGCTGATGCCGTGCAGGTAGCGCATCAGGGTCATCAGCACATCGCGGCTGGAGCCGCGCAGCCGGGCGTCGCAGTCGACTATCGGGACCTCGGCCGGGAGGTCCAGGGCCGCGCGCAGCGCCTCGACGGGGTGGGTCGGGGCCTCGGGGAAGGTGTTGATGGCGACGACGAACGGCACTCCGCGCTCCTCCAGGCGCCCGATGACGTCGAAGCTGGTTTCGAGCCGGCGGGTGTCGACGAGGACGACGGCGCCGAGCGCGCCCTCGAACAGGCCGTTCCAGAGGAACCAGAAGCGTTCCTGGCCGGGGGTGCCGAAGAGGTAGAGGATCAGCTCCTCGCTGATGCTGATCCGGCCGAAGTCCATGGCGACGGTGGTGGCGGTCTTGCTCTCCACACCGAAGTTGTCGTCCACGCCGACGCCGGCCTGCGTCATCGTCTCTTCGGTGGTCAGCGGCCGGATCTCGCTGACCGAACCGACCATGGTCGTCTTGCCGACCCCGAACCCTCCGACGATCACGACCTTCACCGCGGCGGTGGCCGTGGTGGGCAGGACGTCCTCGCTGCGGGGGCCCGTGATCGTGTCAGAGTTTCTGAAGTCCATGCATCACCGCTTCGAGGAGGGAACGGTCCGGGAGGGTCGCGCGGACGATCGGCGCGCGCGATTCGATCAGACCGGTGGCGAGGAGTTCGGTGAGGAGCGAAGTCACCACGCTGAACGGCAGGCTGAGGTAGGCGGAGAGTTCCGCGACGGATAACGGGGCCTGGCAGAGCCGGAGGATCACGGCCTGCTCGGGCTGGACCGTCGGTGACGGTTCCGACTTCGAGACAATCATCGTGACCAGGTCGAGCGCTGCCCGCTCGCTGCCGTCGGGATCGCCGGTGATGACGTAGAGCCTCTCCGGATCGCTCAGCGCCGGGTCGGTCTTGCGGCGTTCTCGTCGGGGAGAGTTCATCCGGCCTGCCCGTCGTGGCGGGGCGGGCTCGTGAGGTGGCCGCCGATGCGTACGACCATGTCGCGCATCCGCGCCCCGACGTGCCCGGCGTCCACCGTCTCGCCGGCGAGCACCGCGAGGTAGGCACCGGCGCCCGCGGCCATCAGATAGAAGAAGCCGCCGGTGACCTCGATGACGACGAGCCTCATCCGGCCGTCGCTGTACGGGATCTCGGAGGCGACGGCCGCCGCCAGGCTCTGGAGGCCGGCGCAGGCCGCCGCGAGCCGGTCGGCGACGTCGGGGTCGCCGCCGTGCTGGGCGATGCGCAGTCCGTCGGCGGAGAGCACGACGATCTGGTGGACGTCCGGGACGTCGTCGGCGAGCTCCTTGAGCATCCAGTCCATGTTGCCCCGCTGCTGGATCACCGCTGATCTCCCTTGTCCCACGCGTCGTCAGAGTCTTCGTCCGCCCTGGGCTCCTGGGGCACACCGTTGGCGGCCTTGGTGAACGCCTCCAGCCAGATGCCGGGGGGCGGTTCCTTGCTGTTGTCCTGGCCGTAGCCGTGGCCGTGGCCGTTGGTGCGGCCGGCGGTGGGGTCGGCGGCCTGTGCGGGAAGGTTGTGCGAGCCGAGCGGGGCGCGGCCCCGGCTGCGGCGCTGCGGGAGTCCGCCGGCGGTCCACTCGGTCACCACGGGCACGTCGTCCTGCATGGCGACGGCCGGGGTGACCGGGGCGGCCGGGCGGGGCTCGGAGACCACCGGGCCGGTCGCGGGGCGCGCGGCGACGGGGCTCGGCTTGCGGCGCTTGCCGCGCGGCGGCACGACGTGCTTCATGTCGGCGAGGTCGATATCGCTGGTGGGCCGCGAGGTGGCGCCGATGCCGTGGGCGATGCCGGGGGCCGGTCCTGTGGTGATCATGGCGCGGGGCACGATGAGCACGGCGCGCACGCCGCCGTACGCGGACTGGCGCAGCGAGACCTGGAGGTCGTACATCCGGGCGAGGCGGCCGACGACGGCCATGCCGAGGCGCGGGGACTCGCCGAGGTCGTTCATGCTGGATCCGGCCTGGGCCCTGGCGAGCATGTTCTCGGCGCGGGCGCGGGCCTCCTCGCTGAGGCTGACGCCGCCGTCCTCGATCTCGATGGCGATGCCGGTCTGCACCTCGACCGCGGTGACGTGCACCCGGGTCTGCGGGGGCGAGTAGCGGGTGGCGTTGTCGAGGAGTTCGGCGCAGGCGTGGATGAGCGGCTCCACCGCGGTGCCGATGATGGCGACCTTGGCGATCGAGTGCAGGTCGACGCGCGGGTACTCCAGGATGCGCGACATGGCGCCGCGCAACACGCTGAACAGCGGTACGGGCTTGGGCCACTGGCGGCTGGGGCGGGCGCCGCCGAGGACCGCGATGGAGTCGGCGAGGCGGCCGATCAGGGCGGTGCCGTGGTCGATGCGGAGCAGGTCGTCGAAGACGTCGGGGTTGCGCCCGTGGTGCTCCTCCATCTCCCGCAGCTCGCTGGCCTGTCGGTGGACGATCGCCTGGACGCGGCGGGCGACGTTGACGAAGGCGCGCTGCGCGGAGTCCCTGGTCGCCTCCTCGTTGTCGATGATGTCGAGCACCGTGTAGACGAGGGAGCGCTGGGAGTCGGGCAGGTGGCGGTAGACCGGGTCGGAGTCCACCACGTCGCGCAGCACCTCGTCGGGCGAATTGCCCACGCGCAGACGGTGGATGGCGGACGGCAGCAGCTCCTTGCTGATGCGTACAGTCTCTTCGTCGTGGTCGGCGATGCGCCGTTCCAGGACGGAGACGCGCTGTTGGTACTCGGCGTTGCGGCGGCGGATCGTCCGGCCGCGCCGGGCGATCTCCACGGCGAGCGCGGCGACCACGACGGTGGCGAATGCTCCGCACCAGACGACTGGTATCCGCGCGGGCTCGGCAACCAGCGCCGCCGCGGCGGCGGTCGCGCCCGCCATCACGACGACGGGCAGCAACAGGGCGCGGGCGACGGGGGCTTCCCGGCCGGCCGGCGGTGATTCAACACGGGCCATCTGAACCTCTGGCGGTTGATTCGGGATGTATTCCGGAGATTCGGCGCCTGTATGAACATAGAGAACAAGCGCGCGAATTCATCTCAACTCGGCTTCACTGCGCGTGAGCTTAGTCAGATCGAATCAGCGCTTTCGCACATTCCTCCAACCCCCTGCGCGAGCGCTCCCGCAGTAGTACGCTCACGAGTTTTTGCACGCACCGCCTTCAGGCGTGTGCGGGGAGTGACGGGGCGGAGGAATGAGGAAGAATCGCCCCGCGAGACCATGCAGGGGCACATACGAGCGAAGACGCTCGTACGAGTGATGCAGGACAGGCCCTAGCGGCGGGCGCCGCCGATGCGGCCCTCCAGTTGCACCAGCAACTCGCTGAGCTGTGCGCTGAGCCGGTCGCGGGACTCGGCGTCGAGGCCGGAGAGCACCGTGCGTTCGTACGCGAGCTGCCGGGGCAGCAGTCCGTCGACCAGGTCGCGGCCCTCGTCGGTGAGGCGGACGTAAGCGACCCTGCGGTCGCGCTCGTCGCCGCGCCGGGTGATCAGGCCGCGCTCCTGGAGGACCCGCAGCCGCTTGGTGACGGCGGCGCCGGAGGAGAAGGTCTCCCGGGCCAGTTCGCCGGGGGTCAGTTCGCGGTCGGTACGGCGTACGGCTCCGAGGAGGTCGAACTCCGCGCGGGTCAGCCCGGCCGCCCGCAGCGGGGCGTCCTCGGCCTGCTGGAGCAGCGCGGAGCAGCGGTTGATCCGGCCGATCAGCTCCATGGGCCCGGTGTCCAGTTCCGGGTTGACGGCCTGCCACTGCCGGACCACCGAGGCGACGATGTCGTCGGTCACACCGCTCCGTTCTCCTGGGCGGGGACGAACAGTCCCTGCCGTTTCGCTGTCGCCGCGAGCGTACGGTGTCCGGCCTGCTCGGCGGCGAGCACCGCCTCTCGGGGCAGGGCGGGCTGCCACCACTCGCCGGCCGCGGTGTCGTCCGCCTCGCGCAGCTCCACCAGGGTGCCGGTGAGCCGGCGGCGGGCGGCGTCCAGGGCGGCGGGCGCGGCTTCCGGCGCGGCGAGGGCCCGCACGGCGTGGGCGCGGGCGCGTTCGGCGTCGGCCAGCGCGCGCTCGACGCGGCCGGTGGCGCGGCGGTTGGTGACCAGGACGGCGGCGAGGAAGCCGACCGCGGCGCCGATCACGGTGTCCAGGACCCGGTCGCCGATCAGCTCGCCAGCCGGGTGGCTGCCCGCGTACTCCAGGACGAGGAGGGCCATCGGGGTCACGGCGACCGAGCCGAGCCAGTAGTTGCGGGTGATCAGCGCCTCGGCCGAGAAGGCGAAGAGGAGGCAGAAGCCGATGAGGGCGAGCGGCGCGGTCCGGGCGACCGGCAGGACGGCGGCGAAGACCAGGACGCCGATGAGGTTGCCGAGGGTGCGCTGGAGCGTGCGGTTCCAGGAGAGCGTGACGTTGGCCTGGTAGAGCGAGGCGGCGGTGACGAGCGCCCAGTACGGGCGGCCGACGCCCACCGCCGAGCAGGCGTACCCGGCCAGGGCGCAGCCGACGAGCGTGCGGGCGGCGACCGGGAGGAGCGGGGAGCCGGGGGCGAGGCCGCGCAGCAGCGTACGGAACGCACCGCGGCGGGCGGCGCGTTCGGCGTCGAGCCCGAAGAGTTCGGCGCCGCTGCCCGGGGCGGGCGGCGGGGTGGGCACCGGGCCCCGGGCGCGGGTGAGCCGGGCCCACTCGCGGAGCCGGCCGGCGTCGGCGGGGTCGGGGGCGCCCGCGAGGACCGAGGTCTCGGCGTGGACGACGAGACGTTCCAGGGCGCGGCGGGGACGGCCGGCGGCGAGGAGGGTCTGCCAGGCGGCGTGCACGGCGGTGACGGCGGCGCGGCGGGTGGCGTGACCGGGGTCGGCGGCGTGCGCGGCGGCGGCGTTCAGGGCGCGGGCAGTGGCGCGGCGCTCGGGGCCGTCGCGGCGGACGAGCGCGGGGGCGACGACGGCGACGAGCCAGGCGACGGCGCCCGCGCCGAGGGTGAGGGCGAGGTGACCGGGGACCTGGGCGAGGGTCTGCGGGACGAAGAGCGCGGCGGAGCTGACGAAGGTGAAGATCACCGGTCCGGGCGGGCCGATCCGGGTCGCGTCGCAGAGCAGCTTCTGCCCGGCGGCCAGGAGCGCGCCGACGGCGATGAGCACGGCGGTGGACGTGGTGAGCGAGGCGACGACGAGGGCGGTGCCGAGCCCCGCGATCATGCCGAGGACGACCCCGGCGACGGTTCCGGCGCGGCGGGCGTACGGGAGGTGGTGGCCGTACAACGCGCAGAGCGAGCCGGCCATCGTGTACATCACCAGGTCGAGCCGGCCGAGGGCGAGCAGCACCAGGTTGGGTATCGCGGTGGCCACGACGACGCTGGTGGCGGGCTTGAACCACATGTCGGACGGCCGGTTCAGGCGCAGCGGGCCGGTCAGCGGGAGCCTGCGGACGGCGGGCCTGGAGGACCTGATGGTTGTATCGCTCACTCATTTACTTTAACAGGTATTACACAAGTAAAACACCTGGATCGAAACCGATCCCCGGACCCCCGGACACGCCACCGCCCGCGCCCCTCGGACGAGGGGCGCGGGCGGTCGGGTGTGCGGGAGCGGGCTCAGCCGAGGCCGCGGGCGTCCTGCTTGAGGGCGGTGTCCACGGTGAGGGCCGTCGCCACCACGAGGCTCAGCAGCGGCTCGGGCAGCTGGTAGTGGATCTGGAGGACGTAGTTGTCCGCCGTCGTGAACAGCGTCTTCGCCAGCCCTTCCCAGGTCTTGGTGATCCGGGCGACCTCCTGGTCGTTGTGGTCCACGATCGCGAAGTTCCAGGCGCGCCAGTTCTCGGCCTTGATCGCGCCGATCTGCTGCCCGCCGGCCATGATCGCGAAGTTGATCTTGCCGATGGCGTTCTGCTGGACGATCTCGCCGACCGGCTGACCGTCGGGGCGCTCCACGACGACCCGGGACTTGATGAACTTCGCGGGGCGGGTCAGCAGGAGCTGCGGCTGACCGTACGCGTCGCGGATCTCCAGCCGGTGGGTCAGGTACTGGTCGATGCTGGTCAGGAAGCGGAGCACCTTGCGCAGGGCGCCCTGGCCGACCTGGACGACCGAGCCGACGGTGTTGCCGTGCTGGTCGAAGACGCTGTACTCGTTCGTCAGCTCGATCAGCTTGGCCTTCTGGTTCACGACCAGGACCTGCTGCTGGAAGAGCGAGCCGCCGGGGGCGCCGCCCTGCGGCTGCTGCGGGGCGCCCTGCTGGGGACGGCCACGGGCTGCGGCTGCGCCACCTGGGCCTGCGGCTGCGCGGGGGCCTGGGCCTGGTCGCCCGCAGGGTGGGTGTGCTCCGTCCACTGGGAACCGTCCCAGTAGCGCAGCAGCTGAGGGGCGCCGTGCGGATCCGGATACCAGCCCGCAGATACGTTCGAGTGCGTGGTCACCGGGGCACACTATCCCGCCATGGCCAAAATCGATCCTCTCGCCTGTTGATCCACAGGTTCACCGCTTCTTCCGCGCACTGCTTGAATCTTCAACGCGCCGCGTACGATGTGCGGGATGAACAGGGTGAGCGAGGGGCGGAGCGGCTGCGCGGCACCGGTGCGCCGGTCGTGCTCGCCTGGCTGTTCGTCCTGGTCGCGCTCGTCTCGTGCTGCGCGCCCCAGTCCGTACGCCCCCACTCCTCCCCCGAGTACGCTCCCGCCTCGGCCCTCGCGACGCTGACCGACCTCACGGTGGTCCGGGTCGTGGTGGCCGACAGCCCCCGCGACCGGGGCGTGGGCGATTCCTGCCACGACGCCTCGGAGCACTCGCCGCCCGTCGTGCTGCCCGCCCAGCCGGGCCCGGCGGCGGTCCCCTCGGCGGCCGTGGCGCTCCTCCCGCACCGCCCCCTGACCGGCGGCGGGTCCATCCGGGGTCCCTCCAACGACGCGGTCGGCGAGGTCGACCCCCTGCGCCTTCAGGTTCAGCGGACCTAGGACGGCCGGGAAACGCCCCGTGCCCGTTCCCGGGTGCGGCGGCTCCCCCTGCCGTACGCAGTCCGTCTCACGATCCTATGAACCGAAGGACCCGTCATGGCTTCCGCCGACAAGCAGAACACCAACAAGCAGAACCCCGGCAAGCAGAACCCCGGGAAGCAGAACAACCCCGCCGCCGCCCGTCGCGCCAAGCTGGAGGAGGCCCGCCGTCAGGAGCGGGCCCGTGAGCGCCGTTCCCGGATCATCACGCTCTCCGTGGGCGTGCTGGTGGTCGCCGGGCTCGTCGTCGGGGGCGGTTATCTGATGAACGCGGCCGATGAGCAGGACAAGGCCGAGGCCCAGGCGAAGACCTCGCCCGTCACCGGTGAGAAGAGCTGGGACAAGCTCACGCAGAACCATGTGGAGAAGACGGTCGACTACCCGATGAACCCGCCGGTCGGCGGCGACCACAACCCGGTGTGGATGAACTGCGACGGCGACGTCTACACCGCGTCCATACCGAAGGAGAACGCCGTCCACTCGCTGGAGCACGGCGCGGTGTGGGTCACGTACACCAGTAAGGCCGAGCCCGCCGACCTCAAGAAGCTGGAGGAGCGGGTGTCGTCCACGCCGTACTCGCTGATGAGCCCGGTGGAGGACCAGGCGGCGCCGCTGATGCTCAGCGCCTGGGGGAAGCAGCTCACGGTGAAGAGCGCCACGGACGCGCGCGTCGCGCAGTTCTTCACGAAGTACGTGCAGGGCCCGCAGACCCCCGAGCCGGGTGCCGCCTGCACCGGCGGGATCGCCAAGTGACGGCCGCGCCGCGCACCTCGCGGCCCCTGGTGCTGGCCGGCGGGGCGGTGCTGCTCCTGGCGCTCGCGCTGATCGCGCTCACCTTCGTACGCCCTTCGACGTCGGCGCCCGCGGCGGCGGCGTCCGCGTCCGCCCCGGCCGAGTCCTCGGCCGATGTGGGGTTCGCGCGTGACATGGCGGTCCACCATCAGCAGGCGGTCGAGATGGCGTTCATCGTCCGGGACCGCACCTCGGACGAGGCGGTGCGACGGCTCGCGTTCGACATCATCAACACCCAGGCCAACCAGCGCGGCATGCTGCTGGGCTGGCTGGAGATGTGGGGCCGGGCGAAGAGCTCCCCCGGGCCGCCCATGGCGTGGATGGGGCACACCTTCACCCCGCGCGGTGACGGCGCCCTGATGCCCGGCATGGCGACCGATGCCGAACTCGACAAGCTGCGGGCGGCCAAGGGCAGGGACGCCGAGATCCTCTTCCTGAAGCTGATGACCGCGCACCACAGGTCCGGCGCCGAGATGGCGCAGGCGGCGGCCTCGGCGGCGAGGACCGAGGAGGTCAGGAACCTGGCGTCGGGCATGGCCCTGGCCCAGAAGTCGGAGATCGCGCTCATGGCGGACATGCTCAAGGAGCGCGGGGCGTCCGCGTCCTGAGGCGCGGGCCGGGGCCGGGTGGCCCCGGCCCGCCAGGACCGTACTGACGTACGGAATCGCATAGGCTCGGGTCCGATATGAAGAGCAACCTCACACCGCTGGGGCCCAAGGCCGACAAGGACACCGTCCGGCGCAGCAATCTGAGCCTCGTGCTGCGGGCCGTCCGCGACGAGGGCGAGGGCGAGGCGACCCGGGCCGGGGTCGCCGCGCGCGTGGGGCTGACCCGGGCCGCCGTGTCCTCGCTGGTCGAGCAGCTGCTCGAAACCGGCTTCCTGACCGAGTCCGGGAAGACGTTCAGCGGGCAGGCCGGGCGCCCCGGGACCGCGCTGAAGACGGCGCGCACCGGGCCGGCCGGGCTCGGGGTCGAGGTCAACATCGACTACGTGTCGGTGTGCGTGGTCGACCTGGCCGGCACCGGCCGGGTCCGCCTCACCGAGCACCTGGACAACCGGGGCACCCCGCCCGCCGAGGTGCTGGCGCGGGCGGCCGGGATCGCCGCGCGCACCCTGGACTCGGCGCGGGAGCAGGAGCTGTATCCGGTCGGCGTGGCCCTGGCGCTCCCGGGCCTGGTCTCGGGCGGCGCGGTGCGCCAGGCGCCGAACCTGGGCTGGAACCAGGTCCCGGCCGAGGAGCTGTTCGCCGCCGCGCTGACCGCCGAGCACCCGGGCCACCAGGAGCTGCCGGTCCGTTCGGAGAACGAGGCGAATCTGGCGGCCCTGGCCGAGCTGTGGTTCGGCGGCCTGGAGCGCATCCGCAGCTTCCTCTATCTGACCGGCGAGATCGGCGTGGGCGGTGCCCTGGTCATCGACGGCGAGCTGCTGCGCGGGGCGCACGGCTTCGCCGGGGAGATCGGCCATGTGGTGGTGGACCCGGACGGCCCGCAGTGCCGGTGCGGTTCGCGCGGCTGCCTGGAGCAGTACGCGGGACAGGCGGCGCTGCTGCGGGCGGCCGGGGTCGACGGGGGCGGCGGCCTCGGCGTCGCGGAGCTGGAGAAGCGGGTGCGGGCGGGCGACGCGCGGGCGGTCGGCGCGGTCGCGGAGGCCGGGCGGATGCTGGGGCGGGTGCTGTCGGGGGCGGTCAATCTGCTGGACCCGGACGCGGTGGTGCTCGGCGGGATCTACCGGAACCTGATGCCGTGGCTGGCCGCGCCGGCCGACGAGGAGCTGACGGGCCGGGTGGTGTCCGGGCTCTGGGCGCCCGGCGGGGGCCGGCTGCGCGCGTCGTCGGTCGCGGGGGACGCGGCGCGGGGCGCGGCGGCGCTGGTGATGACGGATGTGCTGGCCGACCCGGTGGCGTACGCGCGCCCGGCGACGGTCTGAGACGTAGAAAGAAAAGGGGGGAGGGGCGTCCGCCCCTCCCCCCTTTGCCCTTGGTGTCAGCGGACGTTGAGCAGGTGGTCCATCGCCAGCTGGTCCAGGGCCTCGAAGGCCATGCCGCGCTCGGCCGCCGCGTCGACGTCGAACTCCTCGAACGCGGAGCGGTCGGCGAGCAGGCCGGCCACGCCGTCCTCGGCGGTGCGCTGGGCCAGCTCGTCCAGGCGGGAGGCGCGCAGCGCGTCCTGGACGGCCGGGTCGGCGCGGAAGGCGGCGGCGCGCTCCTTGAGGATGAGGTAGTTGCGCATGCAGCCGGCGGCGGAGGCCCAGACGCCGTCGTAGTCCTCGGTGCGCGGCGGCTTGAAGTCGAAGTGGCGCGGGCCCGCGTAGTCGGAGTTCTCCAGGAGGTCGACCAGCCAGAACGCCTGGCGCAGGTCACCGGCGCCGAAGCGGAGGTCCTGGTCGTACTTGATGCCGGACTGGCCGTTGAGGTCGATGTGGAAGAGCTTGCCCGCCCACAGGGCCTGGGCGATGCCGTGCGGGAAGTTCAGCCCGGCCATCTGCTCGTGGCCGGTCTCCGGGTTGACGCCGACCAGCTCGGGGCGCTCCAGGCGCTCGATGAAGGCGAGGGCGTGGCCGATGGTGGGGAGGAGGATGTCGCCGCGGGGCTCGTTGGGCTTGGGCTCGATGGCGAACTTCAGGTCGTAGCCCTGCTCGGTGACGTAGTCGCCCAGGAGGTCGAAGGCTTCCTTCATGCGGTCGAGCGCGACGCGGATGTCCTTGGCGGCGCCGGACTCGGAGCCCTCCCGGCCGCCCCAGGCGACGTAGGTGGTGGCGCCCAGCTCGACGGCCAGGTCGATGTTGCGCATGGTCTTGCGCAGGGCGTAGCGGCGGACGTCGCGGTCGTTGGCGGTGAACGCGCCGTCCTTGAAGACGGGGTGCGTGAAGAGGTTCGTCGTGGCCATGGGGACGACGAGGCCGGCCGCGTCGAGCGCCTGGCGGAAGCGCTTGACGATGCCCTCGCGCTCGGTGTCCGAGGAGCCGAAGGGGATCAGGTCGTCGTCGTGGAAGGTCACGCCGTACGCGCCCAGCTCGGCGAGGCGCTGCACGGAGTCGACCGGGTCGATCGCGGCGCGCGTCGCGTCACCGAAGGGGTCGCGGCCCTGCCAGCCCACGGTCCAGAGGCCGAAGGTGAACTTGTCCTCGGGGGTCGGTGCGAAGCGTTCCGTCATGGTGGTGCCGCCTTCGGGGCCGTGGGTCCGCAGCCGGTCGGGCGGCCGAACCTCAATTTGTTCACTGTCATGACTAATCATGCACGGGCAGCCCGTGCGACGTAAAGCCCCGGAGCGGAGACATCCGCGCGCCGCTGTCGCGAACCCGGAACGGGGCCTGTTCCGGACGGGTTCGATCACGTAATTTGTTTTGCGTACGATCAAATACCAGCGAATGAGGTCAGCCATGCCGCCGCATACCGTCGTCATCGGTGTGGACAGCTCCACCCAGTCCACCAAGGCGGCGTTCACCGACACCGCCACCGGC from Streptomyces drozdowiczii carries:
- a CDS encoding GTP-binding protein, with amino-acid sequence MDFRNSDTITGPRSEDVLPTTATAAVKVVIVGGFGVGKTTMVGSVSEIRPLTTEETMTQAGVGVDDNFGVESKTATTVAMDFGRISISEELILYLFGTPGQERFWFLWNGLFEGALGAVVLVDTRRLETSFDVIGRLEERGVPFVVAINTFPEAPTHPVEALRAALDLPAEVPIVDCDARLRGSSRDVLMTLMRYLHGISRPVG
- a CDS encoding DUF742 domain-containing protein, producing MNSPRRERRKTDPALSDPERLYVITGDPDGSERAALDLVTMIVSKSEPSPTVQPEQAVILRLCQAPLSVAELSAYLSLPFSVVTSLLTELLATGLIESRAPIVRATLPDRSLLEAVMHGLQKL
- a CDS encoding roadblock/LC7 domain-containing protein, with product MIQQRGNMDWMLKELADDVPDVHQIVVLSADGLRIAQHGGDPDVADRLAAACAGLQSLAAAVASEIPYSDGRMRLVVIEVTGGFFYLMAAGAGAYLAVLAGETVDAGHVGARMRDMVVRIGGHLTSPPRHDGQAG
- a CDS encoding ATP-binding protein, translating into MARVESPPAGREAPVARALLLPVVVMAGATAAAAALVAEPARIPVVWCGAFATVVVAALAVEIARRGRTIRRRNAEYQQRVSVLERRIADHDEETVRISKELLPSAIHRLRVGNSPDEVLRDVVDSDPVYRHLPDSQRSLVYTVLDIIDNEEATRDSAQRAFVNVARRVQAIVHRQASELREMEEHHGRNPDVFDDLLRIDHGTALIGRLADSIAVLGGARPSRQWPKPVPLFSVLRGAMSRILEYPRVDLHSIAKVAIIGTAVEPLIHACAELLDNATRYSPPQTRVHVTAVEVQTGIAIEIEDGGVSLSEEARARAENMLARAQAGSSMNDLGESPRLGMAVVGRLARMYDLQVSLRQSAYGGVRAVLIVPRAMITTGPAPGIAHGIGATSRPTSDIDLADMKHVVPPRGKRRKPSPVAARPATGPVVSEPRPAAPVTPAVAMQDDVPVVTEWTAGGLPQRRSRGRAPLGSHNLPAQAADPTAGRTNGHGHGYGQDNSKEPPPGIWLEAFTKAANGVPQEPRADEDSDDAWDKGDQR
- a CDS encoding MarR family winged helix-turn-helix transcriptional regulator encodes the protein MTDDIVASVVRQWQAVNPELDTGPMELIGRINRCSALLQQAEDAPLRAAGLTRAEFDLLGAVRRTDRELTPGELARETFSSGAAVTKRLRVLQERGLITRRGDERDRRVAYVRLTDEGRDLVDGLLPRQLAYERTVLSGLDAESRDRLSAQLSELLVQLEGRIGGARR
- a CDS encoding FUSC family protein; the protein is MSDTTIRSSRPAVRRLPLTGPLRLNRPSDMWFKPATSVVVATAIPNLVLLALGRLDLVMYTMAGSLCALYGHHLPYARRAGTVAGVVLGMIAGLGTALVVASLTTSTAVLIAVGALLAAGQKLLCDATRIGPPGPVIFTFVSSAALFVPQTLAQVPGHLALTLGAGAVAWLVAVVAPALVRRDGPERRATARALNAAAAHAADPGHATRRAAVTAVHAAWQTLLAAGRPRRALERLVVHAETSVLAGAPDPADAGRLREWARLTRARGPVPTPPPAPGSGAELFGLDAERAARRGAFRTLLRGLAPGSPLLPVAARTLVGCALAGYACSAVGVGRPYWALVTAASLYQANVTLSWNRTLQRTLGNLIGVLVFAAVLPVARTAPLALIGFCLLFAFSAEALITRNYWLGSVAVTPMALLVLEYAGSHPAGELIGDRVLDTVIGAAVGFLAAVLVTNRRATGRVERALADAERARAHAVRALAAPEAAPAALDAARRRLTGTLVELREADDTAAGEWWQPALPREAVLAAEQAGHRTLAATAKRQGLFVPAQENGAV
- a CDS encoding DUF3105 domain-containing protein, producing the protein MASADKQNTNKQNPGKQNPGKQNNPAAARRAKLEEARRQERARERRSRIITLSVGVLVVAGLVVGGGYLMNAADEQDKAEAQAKTSPVTGEKSWDKLTQNHVEKTVDYPMNPPVGGDHNPVWMNCDGDVYTASIPKENAVHSLEHGAVWVTYTSKAEPADLKKLEERVSSTPYSLMSPVEDQAAPLMLSAWGKQLTVKSATDARVAQFFTKYVQGPQTPEPGAACTGGIAK
- a CDS encoding DUF305 domain-containing protein → MTAAPRTSRPLVLAGGAVLLLALALIALTFVRPSTSAPAAAASASAPAESSADVGFARDMAVHHQQAVEMAFIVRDRTSDEAVRRLAFDIINTQANQRGMLLGWLEMWGRAKSSPGPPMAWMGHTFTPRGDGALMPGMATDAELDKLRAAKGRDAEILFLKLMTAHHRSGAEMAQAAASAARTEEVRNLASGMALAQKSEIALMADMLKERGASAS
- a CDS encoding ROK family protein, with product MKSNLTPLGPKADKDTVRRSNLSLVLRAVRDEGEGEATRAGVAARVGLTRAAVSSLVEQLLETGFLTESGKTFSGQAGRPGTALKTARTGPAGLGVEVNIDYVSVCVVDLAGTGRVRLTEHLDNRGTPPAEVLARAAGIAARTLDSAREQELYPVGVALALPGLVSGGAVRQAPNLGWNQVPAEELFAAALTAEHPGHQELPVRSENEANLAALAELWFGGLERIRSFLYLTGEIGVGGALVIDGELLRGAHGFAGEIGHVVVDPDGPQCRCGSRGCLEQYAGQAALLRAAGVDGGGGLGVAELEKRVRAGDARAVGAVAEAGRMLGRVLSGAVNLLDPDAVVLGGIYRNLMPWLAAPADEELTGRVVSGLWAPGGGRLRASSVAGDAARGAAALVMTDVLADPVAYARPATV